One window of Psychrobacillus sp. FSL H8-0483 genomic DNA carries:
- the ribD gene encoding bifunctional diaminohydroxyphosphoribosylaminopyrimidine deaminase/5-amino-6-(5-phosphoribosylamino)uracil reductase RibD gives MKTDQDYMRLALDLAESAKGKTNPNPIVGAVLVKDGVIVGTGLHRKAGEPHAEVHAFNMAGDHSKGATLYVTLEPCSHFGKTPPCANLVKESEVRRVVVAVQDPNPEVAGRGIKLLREAGIEVEVGVLEDEAKRLNERFIHNMITGRPFVISKFAMTLDGKLATHKGHSKWITGEAARADVHMLRHEVDAILVGVGTVIADNPSLTTRLPEGGGKNPIRIILDSELRTPLDANVMQTEVAETIIVTSLEADTEKVKLYKAKGVSLINVSRAENGLNLQEMLEKLYKRGITDVLVEGGGAVNASFLRANLIDKYFIYMAPKVLGGRNSVTPFTGKDVDTIDAAMLVSFAEIEKFGEDIRITAYPKQGDQQ, from the coding sequence ATGAAAACTGATCAAGACTATATGCGCCTAGCACTTGATTTAGCTGAAAGTGCAAAAGGTAAAACAAATCCGAATCCAATCGTAGGGGCTGTCCTTGTAAAAGATGGCGTCATTGTTGGTACTGGGCTACACCGCAAAGCGGGAGAACCGCATGCAGAAGTCCACGCTTTTAATATGGCAGGAGATCATTCAAAAGGTGCCACCCTTTACGTTACGTTAGAACCCTGCTCGCATTTTGGTAAAACACCACCTTGTGCGAACCTTGTGAAGGAATCAGAAGTACGTCGCGTTGTAGTAGCAGTGCAAGACCCAAATCCAGAAGTGGCAGGTAGAGGTATTAAGTTGTTACGAGAAGCAGGAATTGAAGTAGAAGTCGGCGTGTTAGAGGACGAGGCTAAAAGACTCAATGAACGCTTCATTCACAATATGATAACGGGGCGTCCTTTTGTCATTTCGAAATTTGCGATGACGCTAGATGGCAAACTCGCAACACATAAAGGCCATTCCAAATGGATAACAGGTGAAGCAGCTCGAGCGGATGTTCATATGCTTCGCCATGAAGTGGATGCAATTCTAGTCGGCGTGGGAACGGTAATAGCGGATAATCCATCTTTGACGACTAGATTACCAGAAGGCGGAGGGAAAAATCCAATCCGCATTATTCTAGATAGTGAATTACGCACACCATTAGATGCCAATGTCATGCAAACTGAAGTTGCTGAGACGATTATTGTGACAAGTCTAGAAGCCGATACAGAGAAGGTCAAGTTGTATAAAGCAAAAGGCGTTTCGTTAATAAATGTATCAAGAGCAGAAAATGGCTTAAATTTACAAGAAATGCTTGAAAAACTATATAAACGTGGAATTACAGATGTGCTCGTGGAAGGTGGAGGTGCAGTCAATGCCTCTTTCTTACGAGCTAATTTAATCGATAAGTACTTTATATATATGGCACCGAAAGTATTGGGCGGTCGTAATTCTGTCACACCATTTACAGGTAAAGATGTTGATACAATAGATGCTGCCATGCTTGTATCTTTTGCAGAAATTGAAAAGTTTGGGGAAGACATTCGGATTACAGCGTATCCAAAGCAAGGTGATCAGCAGTGA
- a CDS encoding DoxX family protein, giving the protein MNKQDIGTLILRILFGFTFLLHGVAKFQGGITNTVGFFESLGIPGFMAYVVASVELVGGLALVLGLGTRIIGATFAIIMVVAIVTVKLPLGLLGEGVAAGYELELIFFAVSAYFVFANRSEISLDAKIFPNN; this is encoded by the coding sequence ATGAACAAACAAGACATAGGGACTTTAATTCTACGCATATTATTTGGCTTTACCTTCTTACTGCATGGTGTAGCGAAATTCCAAGGAGGAATTACGAATACAGTAGGCTTTTTCGAGTCATTAGGGATTCCAGGTTTTATGGCTTATGTTGTTGCTAGTGTTGAATTAGTGGGTGGATTAGCATTAGTACTAGGCTTAGGAACTAGAATTATAGGGGCAACATTTGCAATCATCATGGTTGTAGCCATTGTGACAGTTAAACTTCCTTTAGGATTACTTGGGGAAGGTGTAGCAGCGGGTTATGAACTTGAATTAATTTTCTTCGCAGTATCAGCTTATTTTGTTTTTGCGAATCGATCAGAAATATCACTTGATGCAAAAATTTTCCCAAATAATTAA
- a CDS encoding GTP cyclohydrolase II, with the protein MKILKETIDILREKIKIIETTDQENLCLVGPVRMPIKQDDFTATFNWYSWVKVDKMLTIEELVASLATSNLAFGQQSSVLVYGDFAQEEDALIRMHSICHTGDIFGSQRCDCGYQLHESMKMIADHGCGAIFYLADHEGRGIGLFSKSLAYLLQENGHDTVEANQALGFEDDTRSYEDAIRVLEALRDKPVTLITNNPKKLAALKAHGLLADHHVPLWGGLTDTNRFYLETKVQKSGHILEELPTLNV; encoded by the coding sequence ATGAAAATATTAAAAGAAACGATAGATATATTACGAGAAAAAATCAAAATAATTGAAACTACTGATCAGGAGAATTTATGTTTAGTAGGTCCAGTTAGAATGCCAATTAAACAAGATGATTTTACTGCTACTTTCAACTGGTATTCTTGGGTAAAGGTCGATAAAATGCTAACAATTGAAGAGTTAGTTGCTTCACTTGCAACGTCCAATTTAGCATTCGGTCAACAGTCGTCTGTTTTAGTATATGGAGACTTTGCGCAAGAGGAGGATGCACTCATTCGTATGCATAGTATTTGTCACACTGGCGATATTTTTGGTAGTCAGCGTTGTGATTGTGGTTATCAGCTTCACGAATCAATGAAAATGATAGCGGATCATGGATGCGGAGCAATCTTTTACTTAGCAGATCACGAAGGGCGAGGTATTGGCTTATTTTCCAAGTCATTGGCTTACCTTTTACAAGAAAATGGTCATGACACGGTAGAAGCGAATCAAGCACTAGGATTTGAGGATGATACACGTTCATACGAGGATGCTATTCGTGTACTAGAAGCGTTAAGAGATAAACCAGTTACGCTAATTACAAATAATCCAAAAAAGCTAGCTGCTTTAAAGGCTCATGGGTTATTAGCGGATCATCACGTACCATTATGGGGCGGGCTTACGGATACAAACCGTTTTTATTTAGAAACAAAAGTCCAAAAGTCAGGACATATTCTAGAAGAATTACCTACTTTAAACGTCTAA